A genomic window from Aquitalea aquatilis includes:
- a CDS encoding Tex family protein, translated as MLKSIASRLATELAVRENQVAATIELIDGGATVPFIARYRKEVTGGLDDTQLRTLAERLVYLRELDERRNTILASIREQEKLTPELTAALYAADNKTALEDLYLPYKPKRRTKAQIAREAGLQPLADSLLADPAQSPEALALTYLNVEAGIGDAKAALDGARAILIEQFAEDGELLGRLREKLWSEAELVARVVAGKEQEGAKFSDYFDHREALRATPSHRALALLRGRNEGVLSVALKYQPDETPITERSSYELLIGQRFGVQDKGRAADKWLLDGVRLCWRAKIFLSLELELMGRLKDAADGEAIKVFADNLHDLLLAAPAGQRATLGLDPGLRTGVKVAVVDGTGKVLDTTAIYPHEPRREWDKSIAILGALCTRHHVDLISIGNGTASRETDKLAQDLIKAYPQLGMTKIVVSEAGASVYSASELAAKEFPDMDVSLRGAVSIARRLQDPLAELVKIDPKSIGVGQYQHDVNQSQLARALDAVVEDCVNAVGVDVNTASVPLLTRISGLNSTLANNIVAYRDQNGAFKNRKQLLKVPRLGDKTFEQAAGFLRIQGGDNPLDGSSVHPEAYPVVEKIVARLGREVKTLLGDSVTLKAVKATDYTDERFGLPTVMDILKELDKPGRDPRPEFKTATFQDGIEDIKHLQPGMVLEGVVTNVANFGAFVDIGVHQDGLVHISALSSKFIDDPRKVVKAGDVVKVKVLEVDVARKRIALTMRLNDEIGTSSRSTRPEGGRGFADQRKPQSSARGAPPAGESAMAAAFAKLKQR; from the coding sequence ATGTTGAAGAGCATTGCCAGCCGTCTGGCGACTGAACTCGCCGTACGTGAAAACCAGGTGGCCGCCACGATCGAACTCATCGATGGTGGTGCCACCGTCCCCTTTATTGCCCGTTACCGCAAGGAAGTCACTGGCGGCCTGGATGATACCCAGCTGCGCACGCTGGCTGAGCGTCTGGTCTATCTGCGTGAACTGGACGAGCGGCGCAATACCATTCTTGCCAGCATTCGCGAGCAAGAAAAACTGACGCCGGAATTGACGGCCGCGCTGTATGCCGCCGATAACAAGACCGCGCTGGAAGACCTTTACCTTCCCTATAAGCCCAAGCGCCGTACCAAGGCACAAATCGCCCGCGAGGCCGGCTTGCAGCCATTGGCCGACAGTCTGCTGGCGGATCCCGCGCAGTCGCCGGAAGCGCTGGCGCTCACCTATCTCAATGTCGAGGCCGGCATCGGCGATGCTAAGGCTGCGCTGGATGGTGCCCGCGCCATCCTGATCGAGCAGTTTGCCGAAGACGGCGAGCTGCTGGGTCGTCTGCGCGAAAAGCTGTGGAGCGAGGCCGAGCTGGTTGCCCGCGTGGTGGCAGGCAAGGAGCAGGAGGGCGCCAAGTTCTCCGATTATTTCGATCATCGGGAAGCGCTGCGTGCTACGCCCTCGCATCGTGCACTGGCGCTGCTGCGTGGCCGCAACGAAGGCGTGCTTAGTGTGGCACTCAAATATCAGCCCGACGAAACCCCAATTACCGAGCGCTCCAGCTACGAATTGCTGATTGGCCAGCGCTTTGGTGTGCAGGACAAGGGCCGTGCGGCCGACAAGTGGCTGCTGGATGGAGTGCGGCTGTGCTGGCGCGCCAAGATTTTCCTGTCCTTGGAGCTGGAGCTGATGGGCCGGCTGAAAGACGCCGCTGATGGCGAGGCCATCAAGGTATTCGCCGACAATCTGCACGATCTGCTGCTGGCTGCGCCGGCGGGTCAGCGTGCCACGCTGGGGCTGGATCCTGGTCTGCGTACTGGGGTGAAGGTGGCGGTAGTGGACGGTACCGGCAAAGTGCTGGATACCACCGCCATCTACCCGCACGAACCGCGTCGTGAATGGGATAAATCCATCGCCATTCTGGGCGCGCTGTGCACGCGCCATCACGTCGACCTGATTTCTATTGGCAATGGCACGGCCAGCCGCGAAACCGACAAGCTGGCACAAGACCTGATCAAGGCCTATCCGCAGCTGGGCATGACCAAGATCGTGGTGTCCGAGGCTGGCGCTTCGGTGTATTCCGCCTCCGAACTGGCGGCCAAGGAATTTCCCGACATGGATGTCAGCCTGCGTGGCGCGGTATCCATTGCCCGCCGCCTGCAAGACCCGCTGGCCGAACTGGTGAAGATCGACCCCAAATCCATCGGCGTCGGTCAGTATCAGCATGACGTCAATCAAAGCCAGTTGGCACGCGCGTTGGACGCCGTGGTGGAAGACTGTGTGAATGCCGTTGGTGTCGATGTCAATACGGCCTCGGTGCCGCTGCTGACCCGTATTTCCGGTCTCAACAGCACGCTAGCCAACAATATCGTAGCTTACCGCGACCAGAATGGTGCATTCAAAAATCGCAAACAGTTGTTGAAAGTACCACGGCTGGGTGACAAGACCTTCGAGCAAGCTGCTGGTTTCCTGCGTATACAAGGCGGTGACAATCCGCTGGATGGCTCCTCGGTTCATCCGGAGGCCTACCCGGTGGTAGAGAAGATTGTTGCCAGGCTGGGGCGCGAGGTCAAAACGCTGCTGGGCGATTCCGTCACGCTGAAGGCGGTCAAGGCTACCGACTACACCGACGAGCGTTTTGGCCTGCCGACGGTAATGGACATCTTGAAGGAACTGGACAAGCCGGGTCGTGACCCGCGTCCGGAATTCAAGACCGCAACCTTCCAGGATGGCATCGAAGACATCAAGCACCTGCAGCCGGGTATGGTGTTGGAAGGTGTCGTCACCAATGTCGCCAATTTTGGTGCCTTTGTTGATATCGGTGTGCATCAGGATGGCCTGGTACATATTTCTGCCCTGTCGAGCAAATTCATCGACGACCCGCGCAAGGTGGTCAAGGCCGGTGATGTGGTCAAGGTCAAGGTGCTGGAAGTGGATGTGGCACGCAAGCGCATTGCCCTCACCATGCGACTGAACGACGAGATTGGTACAAGCAGTCGCAGTACGCGGCCGGAAGGTGGGCGTGGTTTCGCAGATCAGCGCAAGCCGCAATCATCCGCTCGCGGGGCGCCGCCGGCTGGTGAATCAGCAATGGCTGCTGCGTTTGCCAAGCTCAAGCAGCGCTGA
- the cysD gene encoding sulfate adenylyltransferase subunit CysD gives MLCSPEAQAAQEQAGTMNISQQKLTHLKQLEAESIHIIREVAAEFENPVMLYSIGKDSAVMLHLARKAFAPGKPPFPLMHVDTTWKFQDMYALRDKQAAEGWELIVHVNEEGVKANVNPFTVGSAKHTDVMKTEGLKQALNKYGFDAAFGGARRDEEKSRAKERVYSFRDKNHRWDPKNQRPELWNIYNSKIDKGESIRVFPLSNWTELDIWQYIYLENIDIVPLYFAAEREVVNLNGTLVMIDDERILQYLTPEQKASISKKQVRFRTLGCYPLTGAVESTAATLPEVIQEMLLTTTSERQGRLIDHDQAGSMEKKKMEGYF, from the coding sequence ATGCTGTGCTCACCAGAAGCGCAGGCAGCCCAGGAACAGGCGGGAACCATGAACATCAGTCAACAGAAACTGACTCACCTCAAGCAGTTGGAAGCCGAGTCGATTCACATCATCCGCGAAGTGGCTGCGGAGTTTGAAAACCCGGTCATGCTGTACAGTATTGGCAAAGATTCGGCGGTGATGCTGCATCTGGCGCGCAAGGCTTTTGCCCCTGGCAAGCCGCCATTTCCGCTGATGCATGTGGATACCACCTGGAAATTCCAGGACATGTATGCCCTGCGCGACAAGCAGGCGGCCGAAGGCTGGGAGCTGATCGTACATGTGAATGAAGAGGGCGTGAAAGCCAACGTCAACCCGTTTACCGTGGGCAGTGCCAAGCATACCGACGTGATGAAGACCGAAGGCTTGAAGCAGGCGCTGAACAAATATGGCTTCGATGCCGCCTTTGGCGGTGCGCGTCGTGACGAGGAAAAATCGCGTGCCAAAGAGCGTGTTTACTCTTTCCGCGACAAGAATCACCGCTGGGACCCGAAAAACCAGCGTCCGGAGCTCTGGAATATCTACAACAGCAAGATCGACAAGGGTGAGAGCATCCGCGTGTTCCCGCTGTCGAACTGGACCGAGCTGGATATCTGGCAATACATCTATCTGGAAAACATCGACATCGTGCCGCTGTATTTTGCCGCCGAGCGCGAAGTGGTGAATCTGAACGGCACGCTGGTGATGATAGACGACGAGCGCATCCTGCAATACCTGACCCCCGAGCAAAAAGCCAGCATCAGCAAGAAGCAGGTACGCTTCCGCACGCTGGGCTGTTATCCGCTGACCGGTGCCGTGGAATCCACTGCGGCCACGCTGCCCGAGGTGATCCAGGAAATGCTGCTCACCACCACCAGTGAGCGTCAGGGCCGGCTGATCGATCATGACCAGGCGGGCTCGATGGAGAAGAAGAAGATGGAAGGCTATTTCTAA
- a CDS encoding DMT family transporter, whose protein sequence is MPTDLLSRLRRGQLGAGWMVIAAAFFALMGVFVKAGAQHFNSIELLFWRTLIGTLILGLGIRLRGLSLSTPHWLGHIKRSFVGYLSMSALFYALTHLPLSTAVTLNYTSSLFFSLICVVKLKDKLSRPAALALGLGFLGIVLLLRPTFSSEQWLAGVIGLLSGVSAGFAVFQVRELGQMGEPSWRVVFWFFAIASLFGAVWLGLGPGFSPIRPDNVGALLGVGVCGMLGQLAMTLAYKVGRKYLVASFAYLTVVFSALLGVLLWGDALGADALLGMGLIVVAGLLAALR, encoded by the coding sequence ATGCCGACTGATCTGCTGTCGCGGCTGCGGCGCGGCCAGCTGGGTGCTGGCTGGATGGTGATTGCCGCCGCCTTTTTTGCCTTGATGGGGGTGTTCGTCAAGGCCGGTGCGCAGCACTTCAATTCCATCGAGCTGCTGTTCTGGCGCACCTTGATCGGCACGCTCATTCTGGGCCTGGGCATTCGCCTGCGCGGGTTGTCCTTGTCCACCCCGCATTGGCTGGGGCATATCAAGCGCAGCTTTGTCGGTTATCTGTCGATGTCGGCACTGTTTTATGCGCTGACGCATCTGCCGCTGTCCACGGCGGTTACGCTCAACTACACCTCCTCGCTGTTTTTCTCGCTGATTTGCGTGGTCAAGCTCAAGGACAAGCTGTCGCGCCCCGCCGCACTGGCGCTGGGGCTGGGCTTTCTCGGCATTGTGCTGTTGCTGCGGCCCACTTTCAGTTCCGAGCAGTGGCTGGCTGGCGTAATCGGCTTGCTGTCGGGTGTCAGTGCCGGTTTTGCCGTGTTTCAGGTGCGCGAGCTGGGGCAGATGGGCGAGCCATCCTGGCGGGTGGTGTTCTGGTTCTTTGCCATTGCCAGCCTGTTTGGTGCGGTCTGGCTGGGCTTGGGGCCGGGTTTTTCGCCGATTCGTCCGGATAATGTCGGTGCGCTACTGGGGGTGGGGGTGTGCGGCATGCTGGGGCAACTGGCCATGACGCTGGCGTACAAGGTTGGGCGCAAATATCTGGTGGCCAGTTTTGCCTATCTCACCGTGGTGTTTTCCGCATTGCTGGGCGTGCTGTTGTGGGGCGATGCACTAGGTGCCGATGCCCTGCTGGGGATGGGGCTGATTGTTGTCGCCGGTTTGCTGGCCGCCTTGCGCTGA
- a CDS encoding STAS/SEC14 domain-containing protein, whose translation MISIREQDYGLDVALFNEFSLADFKLFEDALVKRVAEQGKPDVLLDLSELVDFTLDMAMEEVKFVRAHEQDFGRIALVVSDVWIKLAAHIAGLLSHNHLEYFDTVEEAQAWLARPVAA comes from the coding sequence ATGATTTCTATCCGCGAACAGGATTATGGTCTGGATGTGGCGCTGTTCAATGAATTCTCGCTGGCGGATTTCAAGCTGTTCGAGGATGCCTTGGTCAAGCGCGTGGCCGAGCAGGGCAAGCCGGATGTCTTGCTGGATTTGTCCGAATTGGTGGACTTCACTCTGGACATGGCGATGGAAGAGGTGAAGTTTGTCCGTGCCCACGAGCAGGACTTCGGCCGCATCGCACTGGTGGTGAGTGATGTGTGGATCAAGCTGGCGGCGCATATTGCCGGCCTGCTGTCACACAATCATCTGGAGTATTTTGACACGGTGGAAGAGGCGCAGGCCTGGCTGGCGCGACCGGTTGCCGCTTGA
- a CDS encoding LD-carboxypeptidase translates to MLSRRTLLQAGLSIAAAGMLQACSSPVRRPTSPTAAHPTMPLQNREITLLACSGSLPSATQRQHGVERLQQAGFDVTNREAIDRQYQRFAGTDQQRLQDLNQLSQRQDMPRMLLAGRGGYGACRLLPHIDYARLCPMLKEAGTQIMGYSDFTAIQLALLAKGGVGSFAGPMLYSDFGGRNISPYSMQQFIQATTTPDWVVRSQTMQSISDHGEGIFWGGNLSVLSSLVGSPYLPDIRGGLLFLEDVGEQPYRLERMLQQLYLAGILQRQRAIFLGDFSMGRIVDAYDASYTLDAVITQLRQQLKVPIFTGIPFGHIHDKTTLPLGYPARFNSSENGLELQFSDYPVQSTAGLTLDNLLRSNL, encoded by the coding sequence ATGCTGTCACGCAGAACCCTGCTGCAAGCTGGCTTGAGCATTGCCGCCGCCGGCATGCTGCAAGCCTGCAGCAGCCCCGTGCGCCGCCCCACTTCACCTACTGCAGCTCATCCGACCATGCCATTGCAAAACCGGGAAATCACCCTGCTAGCCTGCTCCGGCAGCCTGCCGAGCGCCACCCAGCGCCAACATGGCGTCGAACGCCTGCAACAGGCCGGCTTCGATGTGACTAATCGCGAAGCAATCGACCGCCAATACCAGCGTTTTGCCGGCACTGATCAACAACGCCTGCAAGACCTGAATCAGCTCAGCCAACGCCAGGACATGCCACGCATGCTGCTGGCTGGCCGCGGCGGCTACGGTGCCTGCCGCCTGCTGCCGCACATCGACTATGCCCGCTTGTGCCCCATGCTCAAGGAGGCAGGCACCCAGATCATGGGCTATAGCGATTTCACCGCCATCCAGCTTGCCTTGCTGGCCAAGGGTGGGGTGGGCAGCTTTGCCGGCCCCATGTTGTATAGCGACTTTGGCGGACGCAATATCAGCCCTTACTCCATGCAGCAGTTCATCCAGGCCACCACCACCCCGGACTGGGTAGTGCGCAGCCAGACCATGCAAAGCATAAGCGACCATGGCGAAGGCATTTTCTGGGGAGGCAATCTCAGCGTACTCAGCAGCCTGGTCGGCAGCCCCTACCTGCCAGATATCCGGGGCGGATTGCTGTTTCTGGAAGATGTAGGCGAGCAACCCTACCGGCTGGAGCGCATGCTGCAGCAACTGTACCTGGCAGGCATTCTGCAACGGCAGCGCGCCATCTTTCTGGGCGACTTCTCCATGGGCCGCATCGTGGATGCCTATGATGCCAGCTATACACTGGATGCTGTCATTACGCAGCTGCGCCAGCAACTGAAGGTGCCCATCTTCACTGGCATTCCCTTCGGTCACATCCACGACAAGACCACCCTGCCCCTCGGCTATCCAGCACGTTTCAACAGCAGTGAAAATGGACTGGAGTTGCAATTCAGTGACTACCCAGTGCAATCGACAGCAGGACTGACACTAGACAATCTGCTGCGCAGCAACCTCTGA
- a CDS encoding HDOD domain-containing protein — MNRVDNTADYQLERSLSCADGSSLLLAKAGEHDYLLLPATAEPSAGKLHHSLLALPVDHTTLAGQDYACYLRDGQKLLSEITPGALNDKEVTGIACDIMEALLQLQLNQLALPIVDAEHILIDAQQQIQLLGQHAAIPHDEVQQQQNLVQAGRLLYWLYSGRRYSSLPLASLRPQLDGELLQLCQQLLTTHTASPLPTRAILAQLQDWLVRQQSFIRPQGNHRAALEQLLQRMRHSPDFPALSQAVSAINHIGNADSERLQVLAEIILKDFSLTNKLLKVVNSANFSQFGGTVSTVSRAIVILGFDTIRNLALTLLLFEHMHNRSHAQEVRDVAIKALFCGLLARNLARHSGLREAEEALICGMFQQLGELLCVYYFREEYRLIHKKISSGSTPEQAVLHTLGLSYAALGAGTVSLWSFPESMISSLEPYAAGPVRQPQSSAARLRMLGNLAQELTCLLSTANPLSQAAARQLLARYERASALDMQQLNVVIEQTQAAFDDYLREWSGEQPRHGQAHQLKTARLDTQAPPLATPIPDNALTASYVLAPPATASLLSAGIQDITMTLLGHYQLNDLLRMILEIMFRAVGFDHVLLCTKDPRQNQLQARFGFGSDIPVLLKQFQVDLNQQDNAFCIAMERNVDIFIEDASDATIASHIPDWYRQLNLAQTFIIFPLVLEKRKIGFLYGDKKQAHSLPLRPDELNLLKTLRNQALLAIRQKQS; from the coding sequence ATGAACCGCGTCGACAATACAGCGGACTACCAGCTGGAGCGCAGCCTAAGCTGTGCTGACGGCTCGTCACTATTACTGGCCAAGGCCGGCGAACACGACTACCTGCTGCTACCCGCCACAGCAGAACCCTCTGCCGGCAAGCTGCATCACAGCCTGCTCGCCCTGCCCGTGGATCACACCACACTCGCCGGTCAGGACTATGCCTGCTACCTGCGTGACGGGCAGAAACTGCTAAGTGAAATCACTCCCGGCGCGCTCAACGATAAAGAAGTCACCGGCATAGCCTGTGACATCATGGAAGCCCTGCTGCAGCTGCAATTGAACCAGCTGGCCCTGCCCATAGTCGATGCCGAGCACATCCTGATCGACGCCCAGCAACAGATTCAGCTACTGGGTCAACATGCCGCCATCCCGCATGACGAAGTGCAACAGCAACAGAACCTGGTACAAGCCGGCCGTCTGCTGTATTGGCTGTACAGTGGCCGCCGCTATAGCAGCCTGCCACTTGCCAGCCTGCGCCCCCAGCTGGATGGCGAGCTATTGCAGCTTTGCCAGCAATTACTAACAACCCACACGGCAAGCCCACTCCCCACCCGCGCCATCCTCGCACAGTTGCAGGACTGGCTGGTCCGCCAGCAAAGCTTCATCCGCCCGCAGGGCAACCATCGCGCGGCACTGGAGCAACTCTTGCAACGCATGCGCCACAGTCCGGACTTTCCGGCATTGTCGCAGGCCGTTTCTGCCATCAATCACATTGGCAATGCCGACAGCGAGCGACTGCAAGTATTGGCAGAAATCATCCTCAAGGATTTCTCGCTGACCAACAAGCTGCTCAAGGTGGTGAACTCAGCCAATTTCAGTCAGTTTGGTGGCACGGTCAGCACGGTATCACGCGCCATCGTCATCCTCGGCTTCGACACCATTCGCAACCTCGCCCTGACCTTGCTGCTGTTTGAACACATGCACAACCGCAGCCACGCCCAGGAGGTACGCGATGTCGCCATCAAGGCATTGTTCTGTGGCCTGCTGGCACGCAACCTGGCTCGCCATAGCGGCCTGCGCGAAGCGGAAGAAGCACTGATCTGCGGCATGTTCCAGCAGCTGGGCGAGCTGCTGTGCGTGTACTACTTCCGCGAGGAATACCGGCTGATCCACAAAAAAATCAGCAGTGGCAGTACGCCGGAACAGGCGGTGCTGCATACGCTGGGTCTTTCCTATGCTGCGCTGGGTGCCGGCACCGTCAGCCTGTGGAGTTTTCCGGAAAGCATGATCAGCAGCCTGGAGCCGTATGCGGCCGGCCCGGTACGCCAGCCACAAAGCAGTGCGGCGCGGCTGCGCATGCTGGGCAATCTGGCACAAGAGCTGACCTGCCTGCTGAGCACGGCAAATCCGCTTTCTCAGGCAGCAGCCAGACAGTTACTTGCCCGCTACGAACGGGCCAGCGCGCTGGACATGCAGCAGCTCAATGTCGTTATCGAACAGACGCAAGCTGCTTTTGACGACTATCTGCGCGAATGGAGTGGTGAACAGCCGCGTCATGGTCAGGCTCATCAGCTGAAAACCGCCCGCCTGGATACGCAAGCACCACCGTTAGCCACACCGATACCCGACAATGCACTGACTGCCAGCTACGTCCTTGCCCCTCCGGCTACTGCATCCCTACTGTCTGCCGGCATCCAGGACATCACCATGACCTTGCTGGGGCATTACCAGTTGAACGATCTGCTACGCATGATTCTGGAAATCATGTTCCGTGCCGTGGGTTTTGACCATGTTTTGCTCTGCACCAAAGACCCACGGCAAAACCAGCTGCAGGCACGCTTCGGCTTTGGTTCGGACATTCCAGTACTACTCAAACAGTTCCAGGTAGATCTCAACCAACAGGACAATGCTTTTTGCATTGCCATGGAACGTAACGTCGACATCTTCATCGAAGATGCCAGCGACGCCACCATAGCCAGCCATATACCAGACTGGTATCGTCAGCTGAATCTGGCACAAACTTTCATCATCTTCCCGCTCGTGCTGGAAAAGAGGAAAATAGGCTTCTTGTATGGTGACAAAAAGCAGGCGCACAGCCTGCCATTACGTCCCGACGAACTCAATCTGCTCAAAACCCTGCGCAACCAGGCCTTACTGGCCATCCGCCAGAAACAGAGCTGA